GAGGGGCaactggctcagagaggttagagcCTTGACCAGGGCACAtaccagtgagtggcagagccaggactggaactcCAGTCTGTCAGGCTCCAGCTCTTCTCTCTGGCTCCTGTTTGATCCTTCCTGCACCTGCCGAGAGAAGCATTTGCACCTGCACCCCCAAGGTCCAAcccacaaacacagacacacagaacgCTAGTGAGCTGAGATGACTGTGATTCTGATGAGGGACGAGTTATAAGAACTGAAGGTAGAAGGGAAACCAATGGGAATTGTCCCGGACAGTGCTGGAGATCAAAGAGGTCTTTGCCCCGGGTCAAACTTTCGTGGGCTCCCAGTGTGAGGGAGTCAGTTTTTTGGGCTCAGGATTTGACAAGAAGGAAGGTCACAATGCTGGAAGAATGTCAGAAGCACGTAGAACTGAATGCAGGAGGGTTGTgggagctgggttttgaaggatgaatagtaGTTCGACAGGTGGAAAGGTGGAAAGAACATAAACAAAGGTCTCCAGTGGTGGAAAGGAGGTGGACATGATTAAGGATGTCAAGGGGGAGGGTCAAGTGAATCCTAAGCTTAAAGCACAGCGAGTATGAGGGGTGTGAACAGGGGAAAGGCATGGTCAGCTCTGAGGCCATAGTGAGGGATGGCCTGAAAGGTCTAGGTTGAAGAGTCACGCGGCACCACAGATGTCGGGCAGGTGGGTGAGAGTTGGGGGGTCCGAGCTGACCCTCGTGTATCCTCTCAGGCGTAGTCTTCCCTTACCACCCGCGTGGAGGCCGCTACAGGCTGACCTTCACGGAGGCGCAACGCGCGTGCGCTGAACAGGACGGCATCTTGGCGTCGGCTGAGCAGCTGCACGCGGCCTGGCGCGACGGCCTGGACTGGTGCAACGCGGGCTGGCTGCGCGACGGCTCGGTGCAGTACCCGGTGAGCCAGCCCCGGGAGCCCTGCGGCGGCCTGGGCGGGGCCGGGAGCGCCGGGGCTGGCGGCGGAGCCTCGGGGGGTGTGCGCAACTACGGCTACCGCCAGAACGCCGAGGAACTCTACGACGCCTTCTGCTTCACATCCAACCTCCCGGGTGCGTAGGCTCCACCCCTGGGAGGATGGTCCTGCCCTCCGCTGGCCCGGGTCCCGCCCCGCGCATgagaccccccccacacacacacacaggtacccCTCCCTCTCAGTCTTTACCACTCCGCCCAGGTCTCCCTCCCTGTCCTTCCTATCCACACCCGCCCTCGGGGGTCCGAACCAGGAGATCCCTTCCCTAGTACTGCCTAGGCACGGCAATCAAACATCGCCTGGCACCAGCACTGCTCTAGCCGAGGCTGTGGTCCCGGGCTTCAGGGGAGGGGGTGTATCTGAGCCCTGGGGCTGAGGTCCTAGGCTGCAAGCGGGAGGGTGTCCTGAATCCCGAGGAAGCCGGGTCCCAAGAGCGGCCCTAaccactcctccccacccccctgcagGCCGCGTGTTCTTCCTGAAGCCGCTGCGGCCCGTGCCCTTCGCGGGAGCAGCGCGCGCCTGCGCGGCGCGCGGAGCGGCCGTGGCCAAGGTGGGGCAGTTGTTCGCTGCGTGGAAGCTGCAGCTGCTGGACCGCTGCACCGCAGGCTGGCTGGCGGACGGGAGCGCACGCTACCCCATCGTGAACCCGCGCGCGCGCTGCGGCGGCCGCCGGCCAGGTGTGCGCAGCCTCGGCTTTCCTGACGCCACGCGCCGCCTCTTCGGCGTCTACTGCTACCGCGCGCCTGGTGCACCGGACCCCGCACCtggtggctggggctggggctgggccggAGGCGGCGGGTGGGCTGGAGGCGCGCGAGACCCCGCCGCCTGGACCCCGCTGCGCGTCTAGGCCCGGGCCGTGGACCGCTGGGGCGCTTGGCGGCTGGCCGAGTGCCCTACGGCCACTTGGAGATGGACCACACCCCTGGAGACTGGCCATGCACCCTGCGGTGCCCTGCAAGTTGACCAGGCCTCCTGCGGTCCTTAAACCCTGGCCACACCCTCTGAGGTCCCCAGAGTCTGGCCAGTCCCGGAAGCCAAGTCCCCTGGAGTCCCCTGGAAATCGACCAAGCCCCGCCTCTCCTGGACAGTGGattcctctcctctcccaacTTTCTCCAGGAGACAGGGCACACcctctgagaaccactggagACCAACAGAACCCGAGGTCTCCTGAACACTGGAAACGTCTCGCGAGGTCTTCTGGAACTACCCCCAAGGTCGCCTGGAGGCTGGACCCCCGGGATTATCAGGAGACTGGGCACACGTCCTATGCATCTGCCTGGAGACTGAAGACTGGTCCCCTAAGGTCACCGGGACACTGAACCCTCCTCCCTATCACCTGTAGAGAAACCAGAAACCTCAGAGTTCGTCAGTTGACCATGCCACCATGGTCACATGAAGACTGTGGGCTCCTGTCCTCTCCTCTAGGGTGACCTGGAGATTGGTTACTCCCATTCTCCCCCCTTCTCCCACGAGTCCCCCAGTTTCCATAGTAACAGGCCGTGTCCCCaggtcactgtggagaacagctcCACCCCTCCAGTTTCAGGGGACACCACCCTTGTCTGTCACTGTTAAGACAGATTGACACGCCCCAGCTGGCTCGCATTACTGGCAGCTGTGGCCCATCCCTTAGGTATCTCTCTGAGGGAGCAAATTCGTCTTCACCTGACGGCCCCTTTCCTGGCTGTCGCCTAAGAGACCATCTCCCAGGCCCAGAGACCCATAAAATCTATGTCATTCACTACAGAGAGAAGCTGCC
This genomic interval from Phocoena sinus isolate mPhoSin1 chromosome 3, mPhoSin1.pri, whole genome shotgun sequence contains the following:
- the HAPLN4 gene encoding hyaluronan and proteoglycan link protein 4 gives rise to the protein MVCAPAAALGRGALWAAAWGVLLLTGAAEAEHGRKKVVHVLEGESGSVVVQTAPGQVVSHRGGTIVLPCRYHYEAAAHGHDSVRLKWTKVVDPLAFADVFVALGAQHRAFGSYRGRAELQGDGPGDASLVLRNVTLQDYGRYECEVTNELEDDTGMVKLDLEGVVFPYHPRGGRYRLTFTEAQRACAEQDGILASAEQLHAAWRDGLDWCNAGWLRDGSVQYPVSQPREPCGGLGGAGSAGAGGGASGGVRNYGYRQNAEELYDAFCFTSNLPGRVFFLKPLRPVPFAGAARACAARGAAVAKVGQLFAAWKLQLLDRCTAGWLADGSARYPIVNPRARCGGRRPGVRSLGFPDATRRLFGVYCYRAPGAPDPAPGGWGWGWAGGGGWAGGARDPAAWTPLRV